In a single window of the Melioribacteraceae bacterium genome:
- a CDS encoding four helix bundle protein, which translates to MSEEYFSLINEKQEYYSSILYQKAFKFSVRITKFYKYILKNDLTFIPIHKQLLRSGTSIGANISEAQSASSKNDFANKLTIALKECRETEYWLKLLFETELINQNEFESLIKDCDELERILTSSIKTAKGL; encoded by the coding sequence ATGAGTGAAGAGTATTTTAGTTTGATTAATGAGAAGCAGGAATATTATTCTAGTATTTTATATCAGAAAGCATTTAAGTTTTCTGTTAGAATTACAAAATTCTATAAGTACATTCTTAAAAATGATCTAACTTTTATTCCAATTCACAAACAGCTTTTAAGATCCGGAACATCAATCGGAGCTAATATTTCTGAAGCTCAAAGCGCTTCATCAAAAAATGATTTCGCCAATAAATTAACAATTGCTTTAAAAGAATGCAGAGAAACCGAATATTGGTTAAAACTTTTATTCGAGACCGAATTAATAAATCAAAATGAATTCGAAAGTTTAATTAAAGACTGTGATGAATTAGAAAGAATATTAACCAGCAGCATCAAAACTGCTAAAGGTTTATAA
- a CDS encoding sodium ion-translocating decarboxylase subunit beta, producing MQQFLDFTVHGFDQFMRYTAFANFTLGHLIMIIVALIFLYLAIAKDYEPLLLVPIGFGILIGNIPFLENAGLQIGIYEKGSVLNYLYFGVSQGVYPPLIFLGIGAMTDFSTLLSNPKLMLIGAAAQFGIFGAYIIATALGYDPQQAAAIGIIGGADGPTAIFLSSKLAPELVGAIAVSAYSYMALVPVIQPPIMKLLTTHKERVIKMKPPRQVSKLEKILFPIVGLLLTTFITPSALPLLGMLFFGNILKESGVTKRLADTAKGSLIDIVTILIGLTVGASTQATTFLTAKSIGIFGLGAVSFMVATTMGVLFVKLMNLFLKDENKINPLIGNAGVSAVPDSARVSQVIGLQYDPKNHLLMHAMAPNVAGVIGSAVAAGILLSFFLG from the coding sequence ATGCAGCAATTTCTTGATTTTACTGTTCATGGATTTGACCAATTTATGCGTTACACAGCATTCGCGAATTTTACGCTTGGCCACTTAATAATGATAATTGTTGCGCTGATATTCCTTTATCTGGCAATTGCAAAAGATTATGAGCCATTACTTTTAGTACCGATAGGATTTGGAATTCTAATTGGCAACATACCTTTTTTGGAGAATGCGGGGCTTCAAATTGGCATTTATGAGAAAGGAAGCGTTTTAAACTATTTATATTTTGGAGTTTCTCAAGGTGTCTATCCCCCATTAATCTTTTTAGGAATTGGGGCAATGACAGATTTTTCTACCCTGCTCTCCAATCCAAAATTAATGTTAATTGGAGCAGCGGCTCAGTTTGGTATCTTTGGAGCTTACATAATAGCCACTGCTTTAGGATACGATCCTCAACAAGCAGCAGCAATTGGAATTATTGGTGGTGCCGATGGTCCAACTGCAATATTTTTATCATCCAAACTAGCTCCCGAATTAGTAGGCGCAATTGCGGTTTCAGCATATTCATATATGGCATTAGTACCTGTAATTCAACCACCAATTATGAAATTGCTAACCACTCATAAAGAGCGTGTTATAAAGATGAAACCGCCTCGCCAAGTTTCAAAATTAGAAAAGATACTATTCCCTATTGTTGGTTTGTTATTAACAACTTTTATAACACCTTCAGCTCTTCCATTATTGGGAATGTTGTTTTTTGGAAATATTTTGAAAGAGAGTGGCGTAACAAAGCGTTTAGCCGATACAGCAAAAGGTTCTTTAATTGATATAGTTACAATATTAATAGGATTAACAGTTGGAGCTTCCACCCAGGCCACAACATTTTTAACGGCAAAATCTATTGGAATATTTGGATTGGGCGCGGTATCTTTTATGGTGGCAACCACCATGGGCGTATTATTTGTGAAGTTGATGAATTTATTTTTGAAAGATGAAAATAAAATAAATCCTTTAATTGGAAACGCCGGTGTATCAGCGGTTCCGGATAGCGCTCGGGTATCCCAAGTTATAGGATTGCAGTATGATCCTAAAAACCATTTGCTAATGCATGCAATGGCGCCAAATGTTGCCGGTGTTATTGGTTCTGCTGTTGCCGCCGGTATTTTGTTATCATTTTTCCTTGGATAA
- a CDS encoding acyl-CoA carboxylase subunit beta → MPHSGKIKELMDMRAKARLGGGEKRIESQHQKGKYTARERIDMLLDEGSFEEFDMFVSHRTVDFGLDKQTYLSDGVVTGYGTIDGRLVYVFSQDFTVFGGSLSEMYAQKICKVMDKAMKVGAPVIGINDSGGARIQEGVKSLGGYAEIFQRNIMASGVIPQISAIFGPCAGGAVYSPALTDFTIMTKGTSYMFVTGPKVVKTVTGETVTEEELGGAMVHGSKSGVTHFVADDEQEGILLIRKILSYLPQNNLEDPPLAMCDDPIDRLEDSLNEIIPESPNKPYDVKDVIHAITDYHEFLEIQRHYAPNIITGFARFNGVSVGIVANQPNYLAGVLDINASRKAGRFVRFCDAFNIPILTLVDVPGFLPGTTQEYGGIILHGAKLLFAYGEATVPKITVILRKAYGGAYDVMGSKHLRGDINYAWPMAEIAVMGPRGAIEVLHNKEISEIKDEQERIKFISEKEEEYKRKFATPYTAAKYGYIDDVIEPRNTRFRVIRALQSLATKKDVNPPKKHSNIPL, encoded by the coding sequence ATGCCACACAGTGGAAAGATCAAAGAGTTAATGGATATGCGCGCAAAAGCGCGACTAGGCGGCGGTGAAAAACGAATTGAGTCGCAACATCAAAAAGGAAAATATACCGCAAGAGAACGTATAGATATGCTGCTCGATGAAGGCAGCTTTGAAGAATTCGATATGTTCGTATCGCATAGAACTGTAGATTTTGGATTAGATAAGCAAACATATTTGTCAGATGGTGTTGTTACAGGTTACGGTACAATTGATGGACGGCTAGTTTATGTTTTTTCGCAGGACTTTACAGTCTTCGGTGGTTCCTTATCAGAAATGTATGCCCAAAAGATTTGCAAAGTAATGGATAAGGCAATGAAAGTCGGTGCTCCAGTTATAGGTATAAATGATAGCGGCGGTGCGAGAATACAAGAAGGGGTCAAAAGTTTGGGCGGTTATGCGGAAATATTTCAAAGAAATATTATGGCAAGCGGAGTGATTCCACAAATTTCGGCAATATTTGGACCCTGCGCCGGCGGTGCAGTTTACTCCCCTGCACTAACCGATTTTACAATTATGACTAAGGGCACCAGCTATATGTTTGTTACCGGTCCAAAAGTAGTTAAAACTGTTACCGGTGAGACTGTAACTGAAGAAGAGCTTGGCGGTGCAATGGTTCATGGATCAAAATCGGGTGTAACTCATTTCGTGGCTGACGATGAACAGGAAGGTATTCTACTTATAAGAAAAATACTTAGCTATCTTCCACAAAATAATTTAGAAGATCCGCCACTTGCAATGTGTGATGATCCTATCGATAGACTTGAAGATTCATTGAACGAAATTATTCCTGAAAGTCCAAATAAACCTTATGATGTTAAAGATGTTATTCACGCAATTACAGATTATCATGAATTCTTAGAAATACAGAGACATTACGCGCCAAACATAATTACTGGTTTTGCACGTTTTAATGGTGTTTCAGTTGGAATAGTTGCCAATCAACCAAATTACTTGGCCGGTGTGCTGGATATTAACGCATCTAGAAAAGCCGGAAGATTTGTTAGATTCTGTGATGCATTCAATATTCCGATATTAACACTAGTCGATGTTCCCGGATTTTTACCCGGAACTACTCAAGAATATGGTGGAATTATTCTGCATGGAGCTAAACTATTATTTGCTTATGGGGAAGCAACCGTTCCAAAAATTACGGTTATATTAAGAAAAGCATATGGCGGGGCTTACGATGTAATGGGATCGAAACATTTGCGCGGAGATATTAATTATGCCTGGCCGATGGCTGAAATTGCGGTTATGGGTCCTCGCGGAGCTATAGAGGTTCTTCACAATAAAGAGATTAGTGAAATTAAAGATGAGCAGGAAAGAATAAAATTCATTAGTGAAAAAGAAGAAGAATACAAGCGCAAATTTGCTACTCCATATACAGCCGCAAAATATGGTTATATTGATGATGTTATTGAACCAAGGAATACAAGGTTCAGAGTAATTCGCGCACTTCAATCTTTGGCAACAAAGAAAGATGTGAATCCTCCAAAGAAACATTCAAACATCCCTTTGTGA
- the mce gene encoding methylmalonyl-CoA epimerase, producing the protein MNITHIEHIGIAVKNLEESIKYYENVLGFKCYAVEEVADQKVKTAFFMVGQTKIELLESTDPEGPIGKFIEKKGEGIHHLAFATDNLAESLKEVEAKGIQLIDKQPRKGAEGLNIGFLHPKFTGGVLTELCGK; encoded by the coding sequence ATGAATATTACACATATAGAACATATCGGAATTGCGGTAAAAAATTTGGAAGAATCAATTAAATATTATGAAAATGTGCTTGGATTTAAATGTTACGCAGTTGAGGAAGTTGCAGATCAAAAAGTTAAAACCGCTTTTTTTATGGTTGGACAAACTAAAATTGAATTGCTGGAATCTACCGATCCCGAAGGACCAATTGGTAAGTTTATTGAAAAGAAGGGGGAAGGAATTCATCATTTGGCATTTGCTACTGATAATCTTGCCGAATCATTAAAAGAGGTTGAAGCAAAAGGAATACAACTAATTGATAAACAACCCCGCAAAGGCGCCGAAGGATTAAATATCGGTTTCCTTCACCCAAAATTTACAGGCGGCGTTTTAACGGAATTGTGCGGAAAATAG
- a CDS encoding biotin/lipoyl-binding protein, whose translation MKKFKFTINGSQYAVEILNTEDNMVEVEVNGTVYQVEVDKQIQKTKTPKLVRSVVSPSTDMAKSEQKTSKPTEAKGVGYVKSPLPGVILDIHVKEGDIVKIGDKLLTLEAMKMENSVNADKEGKITSIKVKQGDSVMEGDLLIQIGG comes from the coding sequence ATGAAAAAGTTTAAGTTTACGATCAATGGCTCTCAATACGCAGTTGAGATATTGAACACAGAAGATAATATGGTAGAAGTTGAAGTCAACGGAACCGTATATCAAGTTGAAGTTGATAAACAAATTCAAAAAACAAAAACGCCAAAATTGGTTCGTTCTGTTGTATCTCCGTCAACAGATATGGCAAAATCGGAACAAAAAACTTCAAAGCCCACCGAAGCAAAAGGGGTTGGATATGTGAAATCTCCTTTGCCTGGGGTTATCCTTGATATTCATGTTAAAGAGGGAGATATTGTAAAAATTGGTGATAAATTATTAACACTTGAAGCAATGAAAATGGAAAACAGTGTTAATGCAGATAAAGAAGGAAAAATCACTTCAATTAAAGTCAAACAGGGTGATTCTGTTATGGAAGGCGACCTTCTGATTCAGATAGGAGGTTAA
- a CDS encoding GIY-YIG nuclease family protein: MFYVYALFSSKFNKIYVGQTIDLDKRLIEHNSGLSNYTKRFMPWKIIYTEKVETRTDAMKREKQLKSQKGREFIWNLIRKENISGL, encoded by the coding sequence ATGTTTTATGTTTATGCACTCTTCTCATCAAAGTTTAATAAGATTTATGTTGGTCAAACAATCGATTTAGATAAAAGACTTATTGAGCATAATTCAGGACTTTCCAACTATACAAAACGATTTATGCCATGGAAGATTATCTACACAGAAAAAGTTGAAACCCGCACTGATGCAATGAAGAGAGAAAAACAATTGAAGAGTCAAAAAGGAAGAGAGTTTATTTGGAATCTTATTAGAAAAGAAAATATTTCAGGGTTGTAG
- a CDS encoding thioesterase family protein: MKHESIQYFKNETPLSVELEIKVNTYDIDVANHVNNIVYLRWLEDLRNSLFSQVCPLEEILKLNYYPVVVYTEMKYKKQIVLFDKPVGKVWIDKNPHGIIVLKAEIITNNKIAFTATQKCVLLNLTTNIIYKGEIVEIASKLAQNF; the protein is encoded by the coding sequence ATGAAACATGAATCAATTCAATATTTTAAAAATGAAACTCCTCTATCGGTAGAACTGGAAATTAAAGTAAACACATACGATATTGATGTTGCTAACCATGTAAACAATATAGTTTACTTACGATGGCTCGAAGATCTACGAAACTCGTTATTCTCACAAGTGTGTCCTTTAGAAGAGATTCTGAAATTGAATTACTATCCAGTTGTTGTTTACACTGAAATGAAGTATAAAAAACAAATTGTTCTATTTGATAAGCCGGTCGGAAAAGTGTGGATTGACAAAAATCCACATGGCATTATTGTGCTTAAGGCAGAAATTATAACTAACAATAAAATCGCATTTACCGCCACGCAAAAATGTGTGTTGCTCAATTTAACAACCAATATTATTTATAAAGGTGAGATTGTTGAAATCGCCAGCAAATTGGCTCAAAATTTTTAG
- a CDS encoding Crp/Fnr family transcriptional regulator, which translates to MSKLWFLENVDLFQILCPHLFAEFKDKHSFKNYKKNEYVYTEGDSADKIFLVASGKVRIGYRNEEGKEILKAIIGKGTIFGELAFLGEDQRNEFAQVVDDNTVLCPMSIDDLKSMMLQNKEFSIKIYKFISFRIKKIERRLDLVLFKDVKTRFLEFLREMKDEYGVKREDIIIIKHPYTQKDIADLIGASRQTVNELLNELNQEGKITFKRGKIYLHSSI; encoded by the coding sequence ATGTCTAAGTTATGGTTCTTGGAAAATGTAGATTTATTCCAAATTTTATGTCCTCATCTTTTTGCTGAATTTAAGGACAAGCATTCTTTTAAGAATTATAAAAAAAATGAATATGTCTATACTGAAGGGGATTCGGCTGATAAGATATTTTTAGTAGCAAGTGGCAAAGTGAGGATCGGCTATCGGAATGAAGAGGGTAAAGAAATTTTAAAAGCAATAATTGGAAAAGGTACAATATTTGGCGAATTAGCTTTTCTTGGTGAGGATCAAAGAAACGAATTTGCTCAAGTCGTGGATGATAATACAGTACTTTGTCCAATGTCTATTGATGATCTTAAATCAATGATGCTTCAAAATAAAGAGTTTTCTATTAAAATCTATAAGTTCATTAGCTTTAGAATAAAGAAAATAGAACGCCGGCTCGATTTAGTTTTATTTAAAGATGTTAAGACTCGTTTCTTAGAATTTCTCCGCGAGATGAAAGATGAATATGGAGTTAAAAGAGAAGATATTATAATTATAAAACATCCATATACCCAAAAAGATATTGCTGATCTTATTGGCGCATCACGCCAAACCGTTAACGAATTACTAAACGAATTGAATCAGGAAGGTAAAATTACGTTTAAGCGAGGTAAAATTTATTTACACTCATCGATTTAA
- a CDS encoding Omp28-related outer membrane protein, translating into MQIYRLLIILLVATSVVTGGGKKVLIEVFTNSHCVVCPSAHSTIDNYLQNGQNKNSIVYLYYHMPFPYPDDKLNQENTADPSARNVFYGSFTSTPRAVFDGQVQANNFSSWGSSINTLATQTNIVDIEISGTVQSGLANVTAKLKSGPTSPSGNLVVQFIVVENVNYAGRNGISFHKNVMRKMFPGANGKAITLTANQELQITESVALNQQWNNAQLGFIVFVQNAQSKAILNAEYVSYSTMISTSIGTPNTIPTETSLNQNYPNPFNPETVISYRLANSGHVKLKVYDLLGREVAILVNEVKSAGSHEVKFNSTVNNQSLPSGIYYYQLQTENFIETRKMLLVK; encoded by the coding sequence GTGCAAATATATAGATTGCTTATAATTCTACTTGTTGCAACTTCAGTTGTAACTGGCGGAGGTAAAAAAGTATTAATTGAAGTGTTCACAAATTCTCATTGTGTAGTATGTCCATCAGCTCATTCAACAATTGATAACTACTTACAAAACGGACAAAACAAAAACAGCATTGTTTATCTATATTATCATATGCCGTTTCCTTATCCTGACGACAAATTAAACCAAGAAAATACAGCTGATCCTTCAGCTAGAAATGTATTTTATGGCTCATTTACTTCTACTCCAAGAGCGGTATTTGATGGACAAGTGCAAGCTAATAATTTTTCTTCTTGGGGAAGTTCTATTAATACACTTGCAACACAAACAAATATTGTTGATATAGAAATTAGCGGTACAGTACAATCGGGCCTAGCGAATGTTACTGCAAAATTAAAAAGTGGACCGACTTCTCCATCAGGAAACCTTGTTGTTCAATTTATTGTGGTAGAAAATGTAAACTACGCGGGAAGAAATGGAATTTCATTCCATAAAAATGTAATGAGGAAAATGTTCCCTGGCGCTAATGGTAAAGCTATTACATTAACAGCAAATCAAGAATTACAGATCACAGAATCAGTTGCACTAAATCAGCAATGGAATAATGCGCAGTTAGGTTTCATAGTTTTTGTTCAGAACGCACAATCCAAGGCAATTTTGAATGCTGAGTATGTTTCTTATAGTACTATGATTAGTACAAGTATTGGAACACCCAACACAATTCCAACCGAAACATCCTTAAATCAAAACTATCCAAATCCTTTTAATCCGGAGACAGTAATTAGTTATCGTCTTGCAAACTCAGGGCATGTAAAATTAAAAGTTTACGATTTACTTGGTAGAGAAGTGGCAATTCTTGTAAATGAAGTTAAATCAGCGGGCTCACATGAAGTAAAATTCAATTCAACGGTAAATAATCAATCATTACCAAGCGGTATTTATTATTATCAATTACAGACTGAAAATTTTATCGAAACAAGGAAAATGTTACTTGTTAAATAA
- a CDS encoding methylmalonyl-CoA mutase family protein — protein sequence MQDLDSLKSKVQEAYSNWDSSIYQKSISKFPERLKEFKTQSFTNVKPIYIPNDTDSDYNKNLGFPGQYPFTRGVQPTMYRGRFWTMRQYAGFGTAKESNERYRYLLSQGQSGLSVAFDLPTQIGYDSDDPMALGEVGKVGVAIDTLADMEILFDQIPLDKVSTSMTINAPASVLLAMYIAVAEKQGVTPDKITGTIQNDILKEYIARGTYIYPTKPSMRLITNIFEYCAKEVPKWNTISISGYHIREAGSTAAQEVGFTLADGIAYVKAAIDAGLNVDEFAGQLSFFFNAHNDLLEEVAKYRAARRLWAKIMKERFGAKKEKSMMLRFHTQTAGSTLTAQQVDNNIVRVTIQTLAAVLGGTQSLHTNSRDEALALPTEQSVKIALRTQQIVAHESGVANTIDPLAGSYYVEALTDQIEKEAEEYISKIDAMGGVTNAIEAGYVQLEIQKAAYQFNKQLESGESVVVGVNKFVQKEETKGELLRIDEKVQKEQIAFLNKIRSERNNEVVKEKLAALKTAAEGDANLMPFILDAVKAYAGIGEICNVMRDVFGEYKENVVI from the coding sequence ATGCAAGATTTAGATTCACTTAAATCAAAAGTTCAAGAGGCTTATAGTAATTGGGATAGTTCGATCTACCAAAAATCCATTTCCAAATTTCCAGAACGATTAAAAGAATTTAAGACACAATCATTCACAAACGTAAAACCGATTTACATCCCAAACGATACTGACTCTGATTACAATAAAAATCTAGGATTTCCTGGTCAATATCCATTTACCCGTGGAGTTCAGCCAACTATGTACCGGGGCAGATTCTGGACAATGAGACAATATGCCGGATTCGGAACCGCTAAAGAATCTAATGAACGATACAGATATTTACTTTCGCAAGGGCAAAGCGGATTATCGGTAGCATTTGATCTCCCAACCCAAATTGGATATGATAGCGATGACCCTATGGCTCTTGGCGAAGTTGGAAAAGTTGGGGTTGCTATTGATACTCTTGCTGATATGGAAATATTATTCGATCAAATTCCATTAGATAAAGTTTCTACCTCAATGACAATTAACGCTCCGGCTTCTGTTCTCCTCGCAATGTACATTGCCGTAGCTGAAAAGCAAGGTGTCACCCCGGATAAAATTACCGGCACAATTCAAAACGATATCTTAAAGGAATATATAGCACGCGGGACATATATTTATCCCACAAAACCCTCGATGCGTTTAATTACAAATATTTTTGAATACTGCGCAAAAGAAGTACCAAAGTGGAATACAATTTCAATTTCCGGTTATCATATTCGTGAAGCTGGTTCAACTGCGGCGCAGGAAGTTGGATTTACCCTTGCAGATGGTATTGCCTATGTAAAAGCCGCTATTGACGCAGGATTAAATGTCGATGAGTTTGCGGGACAATTATCATTCTTTTTTAATGCTCATAATGATCTTCTTGAAGAAGTAGCTAAATATAGAGCCGCTAGAAGATTATGGGCTAAAATTATGAAAGAGAGATTCGGAGCTAAAAAAGAGAAATCGATGATGCTTCGTTTTCATACACAAACCGCCGGATCAACATTAACCGCTCAGCAAGTTGATAATAATATAGTACGCGTAACCATTCAAACTTTAGCCGCTGTTCTTGGTGGAACTCAAAGCTTACACACAAATTCACGTGATGAAGCGCTGGCTCTTCCTACAGAACAATCTGTAAAAATTGCATTACGCACTCAACAAATTGTTGCTCATGAAAGCGGGGTTGCAAACACTATAGATCCTCTCGCCGGCTCCTATTACGTTGAAGCTCTGACTGATCAGATAGAAAAAGAAGCCGAAGAGTACATTAGTAAAATTGACGCTATGGGAGGCGTTACAAATGCGATTGAAGCCGGCTATGTCCAACTCGAAATTCAAAAAGCGGCATATCAATTCAATAAACAACTTGAAAGCGGAGAAAGTGTAGTTGTTGGTGTTAATAAGTTTGTTCAGAAAGAGGAAACAAAAGGAGAACTCTTACGAATAGATGAAAAAGTTCAAAAAGAACAAATTGCTTTTCTTAACAAAATTCGCTCTGAAAGAAATAATGAAGTAGTAAAAGAAAAACTTGCCGCGCTTAAAACTGCCGCAGAAGGGGACGCTAACTTGATGCCCTTTATTCTTGATGCCGTTAAAGCTTATGCAGGCATTGGCGAAATCTGTAATGTTATGAGAGATGTCTTTGGTGAGTACAAGGAAAATGTGGTAATCTGA
- a CDS encoding OadG family protein, with protein sequence MNLAIIAQVTAQVDSVTSSKMHQNAEKFTQVDPIGIGITFVGMAVVFFSLLLLYLVFINITKLLNQKLKRSIKREGQTVEIKVNEEELSGEVNAAIAMAIHLYMSEIHDQENMVLTINRVARTYSPWSSKIYGIRQFPR encoded by the coding sequence ATGAATTTAGCAATAATAGCTCAAGTTACTGCTCAAGTTGATTCCGTAACCAGTTCTAAGATGCATCAAAACGCCGAGAAATTTACACAAGTTGATCCAATAGGAATAGGGATTACTTTTGTTGGAATGGCAGTTGTATTTTTTTCTCTGCTGTTACTTTATTTAGTATTCATTAACATAACTAAATTATTAAATCAAAAATTAAAGAGATCGATTAAGAGAGAAGGTCAAACGGTAGAAATAAAGGTAAATGAAGAAGAACTTTCCGGCGAAGTGAACGCGGCAATTGCTATGGCAATTCACTTGTATATGAGTGAGATTCATGACCAAGAAAATATGGTGCTTACAATTAATAGAGTAGCAAGAACTTACTCACCGTGGAGTTCAAAAATCTACGGTATAAGACAATTTCCAAGATGA
- a CDS encoding arsenic efflux protein, with protein sequence MKLFYNVFIESLKITIFVLVMMISVDLINVRTKGKLELLLKGGKKWKQYILASILGAAPGCLGSFAGVSLYIHGMISFGALTGLMFATAGDEQFIMLAMFPKTAIMMFIILVILGIAVGYLTDYLVKIFNIKTCTDCEIKQFHSEEKGYRHYLKEHIWAHIIKGHLVKTFLWTFGTLLLVEYSMIFIDLKSIGSEYMIWILVLSALIGIIPESGPHLLFVMLFAKGVIPFSVLFTSSIVQDGHGMLPMLSYSIKDSLKIKIFNLVFGLAIGLFIYSLGF encoded by the coding sequence ATGAAATTATTTTATAATGTTTTTATTGAATCATTAAAGATTACAATATTTGTTCTAGTGATGATGATCTCCGTTGATCTTATCAATGTACGAACAAAAGGCAAATTAGAGTTACTACTTAAAGGGGGCAAAAAGTGGAAACAATATATTCTCGCATCCATTCTTGGTGCGGCTCCAGGGTGTCTTGGCTCCTTTGCGGGAGTATCACTATACATTCATGGTATGATAAGCTTTGGTGCCCTAACCGGCTTAATGTTTGCGACAGCAGGAGATGAACAGTTTATAATGTTGGCGATGTTTCCCAAAACGGCAATCATGATGTTTATAATTCTTGTTATTCTTGGAATCGCTGTCGGATATCTTACTGATTACCTTGTCAAAATATTTAATATTAAAACATGTACTGATTGCGAGATCAAACAGTTTCACTCCGAAGAAAAAGGATACAGACATTATTTGAAGGAACACATTTGGGCTCATATAATAAAAGGCCATTTAGTAAAAACATTTCTTTGGACATTTGGCACTTTGTTGCTAGTTGAATATTCAATGATTTTTATTGATCTCAAAAGTATTGGTTCTGAATATATGATTTGGATTTTAGTTCTTAGTGCTTTGATTGGAATTATACCAGAATCGGGACCCCATTTACTTTTCGTTATGCTTTTCGCGAAAGGGGTAATACCCTTCTCCGTTTTATTTACAAGTTCAATTGTTCAAGATGGACATGGAATGCTGCCAATGCTTTCGTATTCTATTAAAGATTCGCTAAAAATAAAAATATTCAATTTGGTATTTGGGTTAGCTATTGGGCTTTTTATTTACTCACTTGGATTTTAA
- a CDS encoding TlpA family protein disulfide reductase — protein sequence MKLLFAVLIIATVLNAQEKLDLKLNSINNEELQLKTLYSNGPLIVNFWATWCQPCRAEIPHLNKLLQKYSERGLSIIGVNQDSQKSVAKVKSFVSAQKIEYPIVLDTNNEIFNRLNGQVLPYSLLINKEGKVVFKHTGYNAGDERKLEEEILKLLEQ from the coding sequence ATGAAACTACTTTTTGCTGTTTTAATTATTGCCACAGTTTTAAATGCGCAAGAAAAATTAGATCTAAAACTCAATAGCATTAACAATGAAGAGTTGCAATTAAAAACATTGTATTCAAACGGTCCACTTATCGTAAATTTTTGGGCTACATGGTGTCAGCCATGTAGGGCAGAAATCCCACATTTAAATAAACTTCTGCAAAAATATTCAGAAAGAGGATTAAGTATAATAGGCGTTAATCAGGATTCGCAAAAGAGTGTTGCAAAAGTAAAATCTTTTGTCTCGGCTCAAAAAATAGAATATCCTATAGTCCTTGATACTAATAACGAAATATTTAACAGACTTAACGGACAAGTACTGCCTTATTCACTTTTAATTAATAAAGAAGGAAAGGTTGTATTCAAGCACACTGGTTACAATGCAGGGGATGAAAGAAAACTCGAAGAAGAAATTCTTAAGCTCCTTGAGCAATGA
- a CDS encoding MBL fold metallo-hydrolase, which translates to MKTKLKLTVLYDNNQFNEKLETDLGFSCLIETDEESILFDSGGNGKILLANMKLLGIDPSSVTIVFLSHLHKDHTGGIKDFLGINNKVKVYYPQSFPVDLIDIIKNSGAEPIASNNFAQFAANVFTLGEISGVIPEQSLIINSTNGLIVITGCAHPGIIQIINKVKVEFPDELIYMVLGGFHLHKLSDEEINTTAQKIYDMDILTVAPTHCTGEIARSNFKNLFGKNYVKVGAGKIVEI; encoded by the coding sequence AAAAATTAGAAACCGATTTGGGTTTTTCATGTTTGATTGAGACAGATGAAGAATCAATACTCTTTGATAGTGGCGGGAATGGGAAAATACTTTTAGCAAATATGAAGTTGCTAGGAATAGACCCGAGTAGTGTTACAATTGTTTTTTTATCCCACCTGCATAAAGATCATACGGGGGGAATAAAAGATTTTCTTGGTATAAATAACAAAGTAAAAGTCTATTACCCCCAATCCTTTCCGGTTGATTTAATTGATATTATTAAAAATTCTGGCGCGGAACCAATTGCCTCTAATAACTTTGCGCAATTTGCAGCCAACGTTTTTACTCTAGGTGAAATTAGCGGAGTAATTCCGGAGCAGTCGCTGATAATTAATTCTACAAATGGGCTTATTGTTATTACAGGGTGCGCACATCCTGGAATAATACAAATAATTAATAAGGTGAAGGTGGAATTTCCTGATGAATTAATTTATATGGTTTTGGGTGGATTTCATCTCCACAAACTAAGTGATGAAGAAATTAATACTACCGCCCAAAAAATATATGATATGGATATTCTAACAGTTGCTCCGACACATTGCACGGGTGAGATTGCTCGAAGTAACTTCAAAAATTTATTTGGTAAAAACTATGTTAAAGTGGGTGCGGGTAAAATAGTGGAGATATAA